Genomic window (Shewanella psychropiezotolerans):
GCCATTTTGTCGCAGTATCTCAGGCCAAAGGATACATCTGTGAACGTATCCCAGGGTCGCCTGAGTCTTTGGCAATTGCGGACGCACTGAGCATGAGCGACAATTCGTTGACCCATATTTATGCCATCAAGCATCACGGTAAATATCTCGACTTTCATCCCTCATCTCAACCCGGCTTCACTCCGCCAAAGGTAATCCCCGAACATCCGGCATTATTTTTGGTATCCGGTGGAACCACAGGGCTCCCCAAACTTATCCCACGCACGCACAACGATTATCTGTTCAACATTCAAAGTTGCGTCGAAGTTAGCGATATCACGGCAAGCGACATCTACCTCGCGGTTTTACCCGCCGCACACAACTTTACACTGGGCTGCCCTGGCCTATTAGGCGCATTATCAAAAGGGGGACGAGTGATCTTTTCGACCCAGGCGGGGCCTGATCATTGTTTCGATTTAATTGAAAACCACTCGATCACAGCGACAGCGCTCGTGCCTGCATTGGCTCAGTTATGGACAGAAGCGAGCGAATGGGAGACGGCAAACCTGTCCAGTCTCAGATTGATGCAAGTCGGTGGTTCAAAGCTGGCTTATAGCGACGCATTAGCGATTCAAACCGCCTTTCCTAAGGTATTGCAGCAAGTTTTCGGCATGGCAGAAGGCTTAATCGCTTGCACCCGATTAGGCGACGCACCGGCAATCATCGCGGCCAAACAAGGTCGCCCGGTCAGCAAGTGGGATGAAATTCGAATCGTCGATAACGCAGGAAATCCAGTCGCCATCGGCGAAGAAGGCGAACTGCTTACCCGTGGCCCTTATACACTTCGCGGCTATTATCGAGCACCGAAACACAATCAAGTTGCATTCACCGATGACGGTTTTTATCGAAGTGGAGACAAAGTGAGCATGAATGAAGATCGATATATCACGGTCACTGGCCGAATCAAAGATGTAATTAACCGTGCGGGGGAAAGCATTGCCACCGATGAAATTGAAGCACATCTACTCAGCCACCCAGAGATCGCTCAGGTTGCCGTCGTTCCTGTTGCCGATACTCATTTAGGCGAACGTATCGGCGTAGCTTTAGTCT
Coding sequences:
- a CDS encoding (2,3-dihydroxybenzoyl)adenylate synthase, which produces MNSMSDTLSAVDDLLQGFEPYPPSLARCYTEAQIWDNAPLWTILSQGAQHHADKVAIKDAVRELTYRQLLEQADGIAKRFQEDGLIMGDRVVIQLSNTCYFAIAFFAAQRAGLVPVMALPAHGLAEISHFVAVSQAKGYICERIPGSPESLAIADALSMSDNSLTHIYAIKHHGKYLDFHPSSQPGFTPPKVIPEHPALFLVSGGTTGLPKLIPRTHNDYLFNIQSCVEVSDITASDIYLAVLPAAHNFTLGCPGLLGALSKGGRVIFSTQAGPDHCFDLIENHSITATALVPALAQLWTEASEWETANLSSLRLMQVGGSKLAYSDALAIQTAFPKVLQQVFGMAEGLIACTRLGDAPAIIAAKQGRPVSKWDEIRIVDNAGNPVAIGEEGELLTRGPYTLRGYYRAPKHNQVAFTDDGFYRSGDKVSMNEDRYITVTGRIKDVINRAGESIATDEIEAHLLSHPEIAQVAVVPVADTHLGERIGVALVCKGEPLTLQNIRHFLKSKNLAAFKMPDELHLVHSLPKTAVGKIDKKSVPGPNGKPWMLNTYR